From the genome of Alkalimarinus coralli:
GCATTATGCTTGTCACACAGTGCTCGAACCCCCTCAATAAATGCCTGAGTAGCCGGTACGATGCCGCCTTCGCCTTCAATCGGCTCCATAATAACGGCACAGGTTTTGTCTGATATTGTTGCTGCCAACGCGTCCAGGTCGTTGTAATCAACATGACTAATACCGCCGGGAACGGGCTCAAATCCTTCTCGGTATTTTGCTTGGCCGCCAACAGAAACGGTAAACAGTGTTCGGCCATGAAAGCTGTTGTTAAACGCTATAATTTCGTTCTTCTCAACGCCGCCATTTTGCTCTGCTGGAAACTTTTCCCACGCATAACGTCGAGCGAGCTTCAAGGCAGCTTCATTGGCTTCAGCGCCAGAGTTGGCATAAAAGACTTTATCTGCAAAAGTGAGCTCGGTTAGATGCTGAGCCAAGCGAATGGCTGGCTCATTTGTAAGTACGTTGCTTAAATGCCAGAGCTTCTCGCCCTGACTCTTCAGAGCGCCTACCAGTGCTGGATGTGCATGCCCTAGAACGTTAACAGCAATGCCACCTGCAAAATCAATATACTCTTCTCCGTTCTGATCCCACAGTTTACTCCCTTCACCGCGAACAGGGATTACTTTACCGGGTGCGTAATTCGGAACCATTACGTCATCAAACATTTCGCGGGTTACTGTTTTCTGATTTGTCATGCCAGCCTCACTAGAATAATTACCAACAAAACGCCCAACCTCCAGCCGTTTTGTAATCAACAGTGAGTATTCTAGTCTGGCTTTAAGGCGAAGGTTTGTAGATATGCGACACGGTGTTTCGAAATAAGGACAGGGTAGACTAAAGTGCTAGGAATGAAGTGTGGTGATCGCTTCACCATACACAACTAAATGACAGAGCGGCCGCCACTGACGTGTACGCCGCTCAAAAGACAAGGCAGGTGCAACTAGGTTTTCAAGGTGCAAATAGGTTTAAAGGTACAGTTAGGTTTAAAGATACAATTAGGTTTTAAATTCAGATGCTAACTGTTGCAGCTGGCTGGCGAGCATTGCCTGCTCATGAGCCGCGGCAGAAATTTGCTCTCCCCCTGTTGCGGCATGCTGGCTTTTGTCACCAATGGATTGCATTTTCTGTGCAATATCCTCACTGACTGCAACTTGCTGCTCGGTAGCCGCTGCAATCTGTGTTGTCATATCAGATATTCTGGTGTTGGCGGCAGCAATATTCAGTAGTGTTTTTTCAACTTCGCTCATCAATAAAACACTGCCATCAACATTTGCACGGCTCTCATTCATTTGCTCAAATGCCTTGGTACTGTCACTTTGAAACTGCTGAATCATCGCTTCAATTTCTGCGGTAGATTCCTGAGTTCGCTGCGCCAGCGTTCTTACTTCATCAGCCACCACCGCAAAACCACGTCCCTGCTCACCTGCCCTGGCTACTTCTATTGCCGCATTCAACGCGAGCAGATTGGTTTGCTCTGCAATACCTTTGATAACATTGATTACCGCAGAGATATTTTTTCAGTGATAAAAATACGGTGATCACGGTGACCAGTAACGACAGCACCAGCCAAAACGTAAAAGTCGAATGACTACTGTTATCAACATCGTCAGCAAACTTAAGCAGGGCTTCAGACAAGCTGTCTTCTCGCTACGTCATCAACATTATTTGCCGCATCACTCTTCTTCCAAAGCCCCACCAAAGTAGAAATCGAAAAGAAAAGGGCACAACTGAGCGGTATTAACACCATCGCTGCTAGCTTAAACTTAACTGAATATTTCACGTTAGTTACCCTAAATAGTCAAAATATTAACCAAAATGGCGCGGAGTCTAAGGCTGCCTGCTTGCTTGCGCTATGAGTAAATCTACTTAAACATTGCTCGTCCATACTAACCACGCGCCCGTTCTTCACTCGGTGTTAGACCATACAAGTTTCTGTATGCCGTACTGAAATGAGCCCCAGATGAAAAGCCGCAGCGTAGCGCTATATCAGCAATGCTTGCAGATCGGTTGTGCAACAAACTTCGGCCATAATCCAGCCGAATCTGCAAGTAGTACTTTGATGGAACAGAGCCCAGATATTTTTTATAAAGCCTCTCCAGTTGCCTGCGTGATATTGCAACGTGATGCGCAATATCATCCGCCGTCAATGGCTCTTCAATATTGGCTTCCATAAGATCAATCGCTTCAGCCAACTTTGGTTGCTCGTCGCGCTCGCTTGCGGACAATAGCTTTCGCTGTGATGACTCATCACCGCCCACGCGTTCTCTTACAAAATACTGTGCTAAAGCTTCACCCATATCCGCGCCTTGCTGACGACCTATCAGCATCACCATCATATCCAGTGCAGCGGTTCCGCCTTTGCAGGTAAAGCGGTCACTATCCAGCGAAAAAACGTCGTTCGACACATTAACATCAGCAAACTGTTCAATTAACTGCTGCCCTCCCCACCAGTGAATGGAGGCTTTTTTCCCTTTCAATAAACCCGCCTCTGCCAGCACATACCCTCCTGATGAAATCCCCCCTAGTGCTGAGAAATTTCGATGGTGCTTCTTCAACCAATCAGTGAGCGATTGTTCAGATGTGTGATCCGCTGGTGAGCACCCGCATATCATCAGAATACTTTCTGGCGCATAGTCGGCCAGCGGCTTATTAACGGTGCAAGATAACCCGCCAGTAGTGGCAACCGGCTGGCCATCAAGGCTTAGATATTCGACCCGGTAGCGCTCTTCACCTTCGAGTCGGTTGCATACCAGAAGCGGCTCAACCGCAGACGACATCGGTAACGATGAAAAACCGGGCAGCAATAGAAATGAGACCGTAATAGGGCTATTGCTCCTCATTTAGAAATACCTTTGCAGATAACACACCTCTCTTTTTCTGCTCGCTAAAAAACGGGCACCTACGCATTGATAACAATAGTAGTCTATATATTAGTGATATCGATTGTTTTTTAGTGGCTCATAGACTTGTTTTGATGACACGTAAAAGGAAATCATAATGGTTGATGAAATCCACAGTCTGGTGGTGCAGTTTAAGCATTAAATTCGGTTGGATACATACTCTGCAATTGACAGACAGGAAGTCAGACCCGGCGACTCAATCCCCATCAGGTTCACTAACCCAGGCACTCCATGCTGTGAGACGTCCTGTATCATAAAGTCTTCTGCCTTTTCGCCCGGACCACTCAGCTTAGGCCTGATACCGGCATAAGCGGGTTGCAGTTTTGCCAGTGGAAGTTTGGGCCAATAACGCTTAATCGCCTCTTCGAAATGTTTTTTTCGAGACTCATCAACAGGGTAGTATTTCTCTGATATCCACTCTACATCCGGCCCAAAACGTGCCTGCCCTGCCAGATCCAACGTTAGGTGAACACCCAGCCCTCCAGGTTCAGGAACTGGGTAAATAAGATGCTTAAAAGGGACTCGGCCAGGCAAAGAAAAATAGTTTCCTTTTGCCATAAAAAACGCAGGAATATACTCACTCGGAAAGTGTTTTAACGTTGACAAAACGGCAACGGCATCAAGCCCCGCACTATTCACCACTCGTTTGGCGGTCAGCTTAAACGGGTCTTTATAACCTACTAAGAGTTCAATACCAGACTCTGCTATTTCACCCGAAATAACCGGGCTATTAAATACGCACTGCGCCCCAGCCTGCTCGGCATCATTTTTCAAATTAAGCATTAACTGGTGGCTATCAATAATGCCAGTCACCCTAGAATGAACCGCTGCCAACGCAGATAAATCAGGTTCTAGCGATTTCAATTGAGCGCCGTCAACGATATCGAGCTCTTCAACATCGTTAGCTCTGCCTTTTCTCAGAATGGCATCCAACTCACTCACCTGAGCATCGGTCGTGGCGACAATGAGCTTGCCACATTGGTTGTGGGGCACCTCTCGCTGTCGACAATACTCGTACAGCTTTCGCCTTCCATCAACACAAAGCTTCGCCTTCAAGCTCCCCTTGGGATAGTAAATACCTGCATGTATCACTTCACTGTTGCGAGAAGAGGTTACACTCCCGATCTCGCCCGTGGCCTCCAACAGCCACACCTCATGCCCCAATAGTGCCAGTTGGCGTGCAGTGGCAATACCCACAATGCCTCCGCCAATAACCACACACTCTACATGGTAGTGTTCGAGCATCAACAAACCTACAGGGACTTGTTTAAGAATACACCCAGAATTCGATCATATGCATCGGGAAGGAGTCTCTGGAACCAGTCAACAATCCTGGCATCAGGGCCAATCAATACACGTTTGTTCTTTTTAACGATGCCATTGATGATCGTCTCAGCGGCCTTATCGGGGGTTGTCCAGGTGAACTTATCAAACAAATTCATCGCCTCATCGCGATCCAGTGAACCATCAATGCTTTTATAGAAGCGCGCACTTTTCGCAATATTCGTTTTAATGCCCCCCGGATGCACACAAATGGGGTTCACCGTCGTTCCTTTTAGCTCTAACCTAAGAGCCTCCGTAAACCCTTTTACAGCAAACTTACTGGCGTTATACGCAGACTGTGCTGGCACTGAAATTAAACCAAATATACTCGAAATATTAACAATATAAGCTTCGCTAGAGCGCTTTAGATAAGGTAAAAATGCCTTGGTACCATAAACAACGCCCCAGAAGTTAATATCCATAACCCACTCAAAATCGTCATAGCTCATATCTTCTACGGTTTCACTGAGCGCAACTCCTGCATTATTGATAACAACATCTACTCGACCAAAGTCTTTATATACTTGATCTGCAAGCTCATAAACCGCTTTTTTATCGCTTACATCCAATGGGTAACAGCGGATGCTCAGTGCGTTATCCGATAACATGTTGGCCGTTTCGTTTAAGCTATCCTCACTTAAATCAACTAACGCAAGGGCGGCACCTTTCAGTGCCATAGACTTGGCCAACCCTCTTCCAATACCTGATCCTGCGCCAGTAATAACAATCGTTTTACCTGAAAAATTTTTCATTATTTTATTCTCACGGTTGTTTTTTATAGTTTTTTGGAGACTCCCCCGTCCACCGTTTAAAGGCTCGGGTAAAACATCGTCTATTTGCAAACCCCAAAGACTCGCTGACTTCTTCAACGCTTTTTCCTGCGGCAAAGAAGCACTTTGTTAAATCAAGCCTAGCACTATCTTGCAAGCTTATGTAGCAAGTGTTTTCTTCCTTCAGTTTGCGCTGTAAAGTACGCCGACTCATATTAAGCTCTGCCGCCATCTGTTCGATAGTGCAGCAAATTTGTTCAGGCTTTTCACGCCAAACCAGCTTTATTCTTGTAGCAATAAGGCAGAGATCAAGTGCCATACAAAAACTCCAGATCACGGAATTTACGCGTTCAGTCAGGAAGATTTGAACACTGCGGAGAGTATTACCAATCCAACGCCTGCACTACTATTCTATGTGGCTGATGAGTGGATTAATCAACCCTTTTATATCAATAATCATTATTTTTTGCGAAGGTCATAAAAACCTGAGCTCTGCCTGATACAGAATAGACAACTAAAGTTGATGAGGGATAGAATACCAGCCATACTCTGCACATATAATAAACTCAGACAAACACCGGAGCTGTGATGTCGGATAAGAAGCAATTCACTATCGTAATGCTAATTGCGTCATTCTTTGTTGCGTGGATTGTCTATAGCAACATGTCTATTATTTTTATTAATAATATTGTGCTTGAAGATAAAGAACTTGGCGAATATCCCTACCCTTTTCGTATTCTAAGAAAAGACGCAAATACGGCAGTAATGGGTACCCTTAGGTCAGCTGATGTACCCGCATCAATCGCACTACGGCTTCTATTTCCCGAGCTTGAAAACTCTGCTGATAACAGTAAGCAGATGCAATACGCCCAAAAAGAAATGGCCAGACTGCAGGCAAAAGCAAAGAGTATCGTCTTGTCCAACTCCGGGTTTGAAAACGTTAGATGGGAAATAGATGAAAACTGGTTCAGGGTTCAAGGCATCAAGCCTAAGAAACGCGCCTCCTGAGCAGGAGGCAGAGTTCTAAGCCGCCCCCTCTAGTGCAGGGTATCTGCCATAGCACGAAGCATTACGGCAGATTAAAGCCCCTGTTTTTAAGTACATCAGAACATTGATGAGGGATAACCTTCAAATAATTCGTCCACCGCTTCATCTACGCCGATCTGGGTAACATCTTCAATTGTTATCCCCGTTATGTCACTGATAGACGATGCCTTCCAGATGACCCTGTCTGCTTTAGTGTCTATTATGTTAACCAACAAAGAACCTTCGTTAACCGGCTCCATTTGGCTGCGGGTATATACCCCCTTCCCAGTACTGATTTGTTCCAGTTTCATCTCCTGACCACGCTCTATATGAGTAGCATACCGAATCAACAAATCTGCCTTACCATTCATCCTATGGCTCAGGCCTTTATCAGCCATGGCTCCAATTATCCCATTTTCAATCATGGTATTAAGCCCTGCAGCTTGATGATCTTGCTGGATCGCTTCAATAGTATAAGTTTTATAACTATCAAATGGCGCAGTTTCATCATACGTCATCTGTACATTTCGGCGTGACGAAGAAGCGCATGCCGCTAAAACAATACACAAAAGAACACAAATAATTTGCTTCATTTTTTAACTCCCTGTTTTCTCGTTAAACTTGTTATTATTTCACTCACCAAAAGGCTACTGCGAGCTGACTATACTACAAACAAACACTAATAAAAGTGTTAGATTTTGAATGAGCCATAATAAATTGAATTTCACTCATGTAGGAAGCGTAAATCCCCCCTGCAGACAAAAAATAATCACACCGTAAATCAAAACCAGTATAGTATTATGCCCCGCTCAATCAGAATGTTCCGTAGAGGCTATAAATGGTAGATACTTTAGATCAGTCACACCCATATAATGATCTAAAACCCGAAACAGTTATCGATGCTGTCGAGAGCCTCGGCATCTTGAGTGACGCCCGTATATTTCCTCTGAATAGCTATGAGAACAGGGTTTATCAAGTGGGTGTAGAAGAAGATATCCCTGTTATCGCGAAGTTTTATCGCCCCGGCCGCTGGAGCGACTCAGCTATACTCGAAGAACATCAGTTCTCTTGGGAGCTTTTCGATCACGAGCTTCCTGTGGTGCCACCGATAAAAAGCGAAGACGGCAAAACACTGCACCAATACCAGGGATTTAATTTCGCAATATTCAAACGGCAAGGCGGACATGCGCCTGAACTGGATAACCTTGACAGCCTGTTCCTGATTGGTCGTTATCTTGGAAGAATGCACGCCGTGGGAGCACAAACTCAGTTCAAGCATCGTCCTACAATTACAGTAGACGAATGGGGAGTCGCCAGCAGAGAGTACTTACTCTGCCATAATTTCATACCTCAAGAGTTGAAGCTTGCCTATGAAACATTAACACGGGATTTACTGAATAAAGTGAGCACGACCTGGGGCCACTTGCCTGATTTAAATACGTTCCGAATCCATGGTGACTGCCATGGCGGGAACATGCTTTGGCGAAATGAGCGCCCTCATTTCGTTGACTTCGACGACTGTCGGAACGGCCCCGCAATCCAGGATATCTGGCTACTCCTTTCTGGAGACAGGCATCAGAAAACCGCTCAATTGTCAGAAATTGCCGAAGGCTATAACGAGTTTTTTGACTTTGAGCCCGCACAACTACTCTTGGTTGAGGCGCTTAGAACGCTAAGAATTATGAACTATAGTGCCTGGCTGGCCAAGCGCTGGGACGACCCGGCATTCCCTCACCATTTTCCATGGTTTAATACAGAACGTTTCTGGGCCGAGCACATATTAGAGCTACGCGAGCAACTTGCAGCGCTCGACGAAGAACCATTAAAACTATTTTAGAGACCTTTTCACGACGTTATGAGCGAAGCAAAGACAAGGCAAAAAATGACGAAAAAGCGCAGTTTATAAGTAATAAATGAGCATTTTGAGCCATTTTTTAACGCTGTATTTGCGAGCGCAGTAGTCATGCGAAGGTCTCTTTTAATTAATCCAAATACTAAGTTTTTTAACTTAGCTTTACCAGCAGAGCTTTGGAGCGTTTTATGTCAGACACTCAAACAACCTCGAATGATGACAAGGTTAGCAAAAACACACTGATTATATCCGTTATCTGCGCGGTGCTGGTTACCATCACCGCACTAGAGTTCACAGGGAAAATTAAACACAACGAAGCAAAAGACGAGCAGCCTATAAGCAGCTACCAAGCCATCCTGATTAAAAAAGGAGAAGAGCACCTGATCTCTCGAAAACCATCCAACCAGACGGCCCAGTGCATTGATGGGTATTTGTTTATTCAGTCAGACGATGACGCAGCATTGCAAGGTCTTATTGTCGATTATAAAAACCGTGGCGTTCGCTGCTAAGCAGTTATTAACATATGAAAAAATCAAACCTGCAATCTAATACACTACTTTTGATAACCGCCGCTATCTGGGGGTTTGCATTTGTATTTCAACGCACAGGAATGGAGCATATTGGCCCATTCACGTTCAATGCAGCTCGCTTTACGTTGGGTACAATTTCATTAATCCCCGTATGGTGGTGGCTTTCCTCTCGTTCGGACGAGAAATCATCCGGCATGGTATTTTTTTATGGTGCTATTGCCGGTCTTTTCCTCTTTGCAGGGTCAACATTTCAACAGGTCGGCATTCAATATACCACCGCAGGAAAAGCAGGGTTTATCACCGGCCTTTATATCGTGATTGTTCCGGTCATAGCTCTGTTCTTTGGTCAGTACACGCGAAAAGAAACCTGGGTGGGCTGTATACTTGCTCTGGTCGGCCTATACCTTTTAAGCGTAACGGATGACTTAACACTGGAGTATGGTGATACCCTAGTCTTGATAGGTGCCCTCTTCTGGGCCGGGCATGTATTGGTTATTGCCAAGTATTCACCTAAAGTTTCAGCGATTGCACTGTCTGTAGTCCAGTTCGCAGTTTGTGCCATGCTAAGCTTTATTACCGCATTATTCACTGAAACAATTGAGGTTTCCAGTGTCATGCTCGCAGGGGAATCCATTCTCTTTACCGGGCTTTTATCAGTAGGCGTTGCCTACACACTGCAAGTTATTGCGCAGCAAAATGCACACCCCGCTCACGCCGCCATCATATTAAGCCTTGAGTCTCTCTTTGCGGCTATTGGTGGCTGGATGCTGCTCGATGAATTGCTTTCCACTAAGGCGCTCATAGGTTGCGCTCTCATGTTACTTGGGATGGTCATCTCGCAAATAAAGCTATTCAAGATCCCTTCGACAATTGGGGAAAAACCGTCAGTAGGCTAAAATGACACTTGAGCGTTTTAGAGTCACGATAAATCATGCGCAATAGCGTCTTAACATTATATCTTTGGTAACAAAATGGTAGATCAACAACCCGACAACATTTACGCCTCTCCCTTAGACCGCGTCACAGACTTTGCATTTGATGATGCTGTTGCCAGAGTATTCCCTGATATGATTCAAAGATCGGTTCCAGGCTATACCACAATCATTCCTATGATTGGGCTTATTACCGAACGCTACGCAAAACCTGACACCAACTGTTACGATCTTGGCTGTTCTTTGGGAGCCTCTACCCTTGCAATGCGCCACGGGCTCAAAAACACCCAGTGCAAGCTTGTAGCAATCGACAACTCAGAGGCCATGATTAAGCGATGTGAGCACTATATAGAACTCGATAATGGAGCCACGCCAGTAGACCTTCGCTGTGATGATATTCGAAACATTACGATTGAAAATGCATCCGTTGTGACGCTAAATTTTACGCTTCAGTTTATTAGGCAGGCAGACCGCCCCAAAATGCTAAAAAGCATAGCAAACGGCCTGCGCAAGGGTGGCGCACTTATCCTGTCTGAAAAAGTTCACTTCAGTCCTACAGCAGAGCAAGAGGCACTCGAAGCATTGCACTACGATTTTAAAAGAGCGAACGGGTATAGTGACCTTGAAATCAGCCAGAAGCGGTCTGCGCTAGAGCAAGTGCTTATTCCTGAAACAATAGAAGAGCATAAACAGCGCCTTTTGGATTCTGGTTTTTCAGAAGCACTAGTTTGGTATCAGTGCTTCAACTTTGTATCATTTCTGGCAATCAAATAATTTCCTGTAATATTATCAACTGGCTTATGACTGTGGATTTCTACAAACTATACCAAGACCTGTTCCAATACATGAAATCAGGCCCCCTTAATCGATGGCTGGATGACCTGATACCTCAACTTGAAGAACGATTACTTGAAAACCCTCACGGAGACCTCAAACGCTGGCAAGACGCACTAAGTAGGCTTCCAGATGTTACGCCAGACCATGTCACCTTAAATACATCAGCGATTACTGCCAATACGACGAATCCCTTAACGGAACCAGAGCAGCAACAATTAGATCAGTCCCTGATGGCTTTAAGCCCATGGAGAAAAGGGCCATTTGAACTATTTGGCACCCACATCGACACAGAGTGGCACTCAGACTGGAAGTGGGATCGCATTATTCCCCATATATCCCCGCTAAAAAACAGATTGGTACTGGATGTTGGCTGCGGCTCCGGTTACCACTGCTGGCGCATGATGGGCGAAGGCGCGGCTCGCGTTATCGGCATCGACCCCAGTTATCTATTTCTCACCCAGTTTGAAGCAATAAAGAAGTACTGTGGCCCAGCGCTTCCTGTTCATTTATTACCCGTACGGATGGAAGAAGTATCAGCGAACCTTGAAGCCTTTGATACAACCTTTTCCATGGGGGTTTTATATCATCGACGCTCTCCGATTGACCACCTTATAGAGCTAAAAAACACGCTGAGAAAGGGCGGTGAATTGGTACTGGAAACACTGGTCATTGAAGGAAAAAAAGGGGAATGCCTGATGCCTGAAGACCGCTACGCAATGATGCGGAACGTTTGGTTTATTCCTAGCTGTGATACGCTGAGTTTATGGCTCAGCCGTGCAGGTTTTAAAGACATTAAGCTTGTTGACTTAAACAAAACAACATCAGAAGAGCAAAGAGGAACCGACTGGATGCAGTACCAGTCGCTTGATAGTTTTCTCGATCCAACTGATACAACTAAAACAGTCGAAGGCTACCCTGCGCCGTTAAGAGCGACCTTTGTTGCAACCAAATAGAATAAGCTTGTTTTTCTATCTGGCGAATCCAGGCCAAGCAACGCGCGATTAAACGGTAGGCTATAAAAAAGGCAGGGTAAAAACCCTGCCTTTTTAGTCTGGACTAATTCAATTAACGAGCTCTATGCAAATGGGCTGCGCAGAACAATTGTTTCGTTACGATCCGGGCCTGTAGATATAATATCGATAGGCGCTTCGATTTGCTCTTCAAGGTACTTAATATAGTTTCTTGCATTTTCAGGCAAACCTTCCAGTGTTTGCACGCCAAGCGTGCTTTCACTCCAACCTGGCATCTCTTTGTAGATTGGCTCCAGATCTTCATAGTGGTCACAATCCACTGGTGGCCGAGTCAACGCCTCACCATTTTTGGTTTTATAGCCAACACAAACGTTAATCGCATCCAGACCATCTAGCACATCCAGCTTTGTTAAGCAGATACCCGATACACTATTAATCTGAATTGCATGGCGAAGTGCAACGGCATCAAACCAGCCACAGCGACGTGCCCGACCTGTTGTCGCGCCAAACTCATGCCCTTTCTTAGCCAGGTGAGCGCCTTGATCACAAAATAGTTCGGTAGGGAACGGGCCTGAACCAACACGTGTAGTGTATGCCTTAGTAATACCTAAAATATAGTCAAGATAAAGAGGTCCAAAACCACTTCCGGTCGCAGTACCACCAGCCGTTGTGTTTGATGAGGTAACAAAAGGGTATGTACCGTGGTCTATATCTAGC
Proteins encoded in this window:
- the cmoA gene encoding carboxy-S-adenosyl-L-methionine synthase CmoA, which produces MVDQQPDNIYASPLDRVTDFAFDDAVARVFPDMIQRSVPGYTTIIPMIGLITERYAKPDTNCYDLGCSLGASTLAMRHGLKNTQCKLVAIDNSEAMIKRCEHYIELDNGATPVDLRCDDIRNITIENASVVTLNFTLQFIRQADRPKMLKSIANGLRKGGALILSEKVHFSPTAEQEALEALHYDFKRANGYSDLEISQKRSALEQVLIPETIEEHKQRLLDSGFSEALVWYQCFNFVSFLAIK
- a CDS encoding methyl-accepting chemotaxis protein, whose amino-acid sequence is MSAVINVIKGIAEQTNLLALNAAIEVARAGEQGRGFAVVADEVRTLAQRTQESTAEIEAMIQQFQSDSTKAFEQMNESRANVDGSVLLMSEVEKTLLNIAAANTRISDMTTQIAAATEQQVAVSEDIAQKMQSIGDKSQHAATGGEQISAAAHEQAMLASQLQQLASEFKT
- the cmoB gene encoding tRNA 5-methoxyuridine(34)/uridine 5-oxyacetic acid(34) synthase CmoB, with product MDFYKLYQDLFQYMKSGPLNRWLDDLIPQLEERLLENPHGDLKRWQDALSRLPDVTPDHVTLNTSAITANTTNPLTEPEQQQLDQSLMALSPWRKGPFELFGTHIDTEWHSDWKWDRIIPHISPLKNRLVLDVGCGSGYHCWRMMGEGAARVIGIDPSYLFLTQFEAIKKYCGPALPVHLLPVRMEEVSANLEAFDTTFSMGVLYHRRSPIDHLIELKNTLRKGGELVLETLVIEGKKGECLMPEDRYAMMRNVWFIPSCDTLSLWLSRAGFKDIKLVDLNKTTSEEQRGTDWMQYQSLDSFLDPTDTTKTVEGYPAPLRATFVATK
- a CDS encoding serine/threonine protein kinase gives rise to the protein MVDTLDQSHPYNDLKPETVIDAVESLGILSDARIFPLNSYENRVYQVGVEEDIPVIAKFYRPGRWSDSAILEEHQFSWELFDHELPVVPPIKSEDGKTLHQYQGFNFAIFKRQGGHAPELDNLDSLFLIGRYLGRMHAVGAQTQFKHRPTITVDEWGVASREYLLCHNFIPQELKLAYETLTRDLLNKVSTTWGHLPDLNTFRIHGDCHGGNMLWRNERPHFVDFDDCRNGPAIQDIWLLLSGDRHQKTAQLSEIAEGYNEFFDFEPAQLLLVEALRTLRIMNYSAWLAKRWDDPAFPHHFPWFNTERFWAEHILELREQLAALDEEPLKLF
- a CDS encoding NAD(P)/FAD-dependent oxidoreductase, with the protein product MLEHYHVECVVIGGGIVGIATARQLALLGHEVWLLEATGEIGSVTSSRNSEVIHAGIYYPKGSLKAKLCVDGRRKLYEYCRQREVPHNQCGKLIVATTDAQVSELDAILRKGRANDVEELDIVDGAQLKSLEPDLSALAAVHSRVTGIIDSHQLMLNLKNDAEQAGAQCVFNSPVISGEIAESGIELLVGYKDPFKLTAKRVVNSAGLDAVAVLSTLKHFPSEYIPAFFMAKGNYFSLPGRVPFKHLIYPVPEPGGLGVHLTLDLAGQARFGPDVEWISEKYYPVDESRKKHFEEAIKRYWPKLPLAKLQPAYAGIRPKLSGPGEKAEDFMIQDVSQHGVPGLVNLMGIESPGLTSCLSIAEYVSNRI
- a CDS encoding GlxA family transcriptional regulator: MRSNSPITVSFLLLPGFSSLPMSSAVEPLLVCNRLEGEERYRVEYLSLDGQPVATTGGLSCTVNKPLADYAPESILMICGCSPADHTSEQSLTDWLKKHHRNFSALGGISSGGYVLAEAGLLKGKKASIHWWGGQQLIEQFADVNVSNDVFSLDSDRFTCKGGTAALDMMVMLIGRQQGADMGEALAQYFVRERVGGDESSQRKLLSASERDEQPKLAEAIDLMEANIEEPLTADDIAHHVAISRRQLERLYKKYLGSVPSKYYLQIRLDYGRSLLHNRSASIADIALRCGFSSGAHFSTAYRNLYGLTPSEERARG
- a CDS encoding aspartate aminotransferase family protein; its protein translation is MTNQKTVTREMFDDVMVPNYAPGKVIPVRGEGSKLWDQNGEEYIDFAGGIAVNVLGHAHPALVGALKSQGEKLWHLSNVLTNEPAIRLAQHLTELTFADKVFYANSGAEANEAALKLARRYAWEKFPAEQNGGVEKNEIIAFNNSFHGRTLFTVSVGGQAKYREGFEPVPGGISHVDYNDLDALAATISDKTCAVIMEPIEGEGGIVPATQAFIEGVRALCDKHNALLIFDEVQTGVGRTGALYAYMNYGVTPDILTTAKALGGGFPIGAMLTTTEIAKSLVIGTHGSTYGGNPLACAVSEAVINIVAEPEVLYGVKAKNKLFVDGLNAINDKYSILEEVRSAGLLIGAALNEKWQGKAKDFLNAAQLEKVMVLVAGPNVIRFTPSLVITDEEIKEGLARFERAVAKVAG
- a CDS encoding DUF4136 domain-containing protein, with amino-acid sequence MKQIICVLLCIVLAACASSSRRNVQMTYDETAPFDSYKTYTIEAIQQDHQAAGLNTMIENGIIGAMADKGLSHRMNGKADLLIRYATHIERGQEMKLEQISTGKGVYTRSQMEPVNEGSLLVNIIDTKADRVIWKASSISDITGITIEDVTQIGVDEAVDELFEGYPSSMF
- a CDS encoding DMT family transporter, giving the protein MKKSNLQSNTLLLITAAIWGFAFVFQRTGMEHIGPFTFNAARFTLGTISLIPVWWWLSSRSDEKSSGMVFFYGAIAGLFLFAGSTFQQVGIQYTTAGKAGFITGLYIVIVPVIALFFGQYTRKETWVGCILALVGLYLLSVTDDLTLEYGDTLVLIGALFWAGHVLVIAKYSPKVSAIALSVVQFAVCAMLSFITALFTETIEVSSVMLAGESILFTGLLSVGVAYTLQVIAQQNAHPAHAAIILSLESLFAAIGGWMLLDELLSTKALIGCALMLLGMVISQIKLFKIPSTIGEKPSVG
- a CDS encoding helix-turn-helix domain-containing protein, producing MALDLCLIATRIKLVWREKPEQICCTIEQMAAELNMSRRTLQRKLKEENTCYISLQDSARLDLTKCFFAAGKSVEEVSESLGFANRRCFTRAFKRWTGESPKNYKKQP
- a CDS encoding SDR family oxidoreductase; the encoded protein is MKNFSGKTIVITGAGSGIGRGLAKSMALKGAALALVDLSEDSLNETANMLSDNALSIRCYPLDVSDKKAVYELADQVYKDFGRVDVVINNAGVALSETVEDMSYDDFEWVMDINFWGVVYGTKAFLPYLKRSSEAYIVNISSIFGLISVPAQSAYNASKFAVKGFTEALRLELKGTTVNPICVHPGGIKTNIAKSARFYKSIDGSLDRDEAMNLFDKFTWTTPDKAAETIINGIVKKNKRVLIGPDARIVDWFQRLLPDAYDRILGVFLNKSL